From the genome of Chanos chanos chromosome 5, fChaCha1.1, whole genome shotgun sequence, one region includes:
- the ripk1l gene encoding receptor-interacting serine/threonine-protein kinase 1: MANVPNPDIFMKSTDLIRKEPLDYGGFGEVYLCYHKTLGQVVLKTVYTGPPRNDSKQSLLEEGSLMSRLSHERVVKLLGVILEDGDYSLVMELIPKGNLLTMLKSVPVPISIKGRIILEILEGMVYLSEKNIIHKDLKPENILVDDNFHIKIADLGLATCQTWSKLTKDESRRMSRLGKKNSVHTAGTLCYMAPEHLISIHHPSTEKSDVYSFGIMVWVILTDQEPYENAINEDHICQCVRQGDRPDERLIPEDTPQEIISLMKRCWDQDPQNRPTFKESYKTFRIFYEDKLEGDVEKDSAGLKNLYQGPDELVEKIQSLTVEPLNSGSGPSTAPPCPRSADSPTPLRSSEAPVEASVEDLRYLTCESSLQVDAAPVTPDTPVSPVTPNGLKQKLNQELNYHMYGSYGRMDQTDFSNFSVPDSPQPFALPQQDPRRNMDHPCQVSSVQSWIKPEPVSNGAQEDLRLHSTGLDGWHRPELQSQLSGPYPRMYPSFDRHQSWPQFPVPESAADLSGMQYNLTSFQEPGRLVIQNAHGIQIGHNNTMSIRHPESSFVTSQFTGCSIIADYKELLAKYGDHSVTDAHLDLLRENIGSKWKQCARNLGLTAVEMEAIEHDYDRDGLLEKVHQMLEKWKMKEGCVGCRVGQLCKALENCIQVDVRYKLLLISRNAAST, translated from the exons ATGGCTAACGTGCCCAACCCTGATATCTTCATGAAGTCCACCGACCTCATTAGGAAAGAGCCGCTGGATTACGGAGGTTTTGGTGAGGTGTACCTGTGCTATCACAAAACCCTTGGCCAAGTGGTGTTGAAGACTGTTTACACTGGTCCCCCACGCAATGA CAGTAAGCAGTCTTTGCTGGAGGAGGGCTCCCTTATGAGCAGGCTGAGCCATGAGCGTGTGGTCAAATTGCTAGGGGTGATCCTGGAGGATGGGGACTATTCACTGGTCATGGAGCTGATTCCCAAAGGAAACCTGTTAACCATGCTTAAGAGT GTACCTGTTCCAATCTCAATCAAAGGAAGGATCATTCTGGAGATACTGGAGGGGATGGTTTACCTATCAGAGAAAAATATCATCCATAAGGATTTAAAGCCAGAAAACATCCTTGTCGATGACAACTTTCACATTAAG atTGCAGACCTAGGTTTGGCCACCTGTCAAACATGGAGCAAATTGACGAAGGATGAATCTCGTAGAATGAGTCGTTTGGGAAAGAAGAACTCTGTCCACACTGCAGGCACTCTGTGCTATATGGCTCCAGAGCACCTGATCAGCATACACCATCCCTCCACTGAGAAGTCTGACGTTTACAGCTTTGGCATCATGGTGTGGGTCATCCTGACAGACCAGGAACCATACGAaa ACGCTATAAATGAAGACCAcatctgtcagtgtgtgcggCAAGGCGACCGCCCCGATGAAAGGCTCATTCCAGAGGACACACCTCAAGAGATCATCTCCCTGATGAAGAGATGCTGGGATCAAGACCCTCAGAACAGACCAACATTCaaag AGAGCTACAAGACATTTCGCATCTTCTATGAGGACAAGTTAGAAGGAGACGTTGAAAAAGACTCTGCTGGCTTGAAG AACTTATACCAAGGCCCTGATGAGTTGGTGGAGAAGATTCAGTCCCTCACTGTGGAGCCTTTGAACTCTGGTTCAG GGCCGAGCACCGCCCCGCCTTGCCCTCGCTCTGCTGATTCACCCACCCCTCTGCGGAGCTCAGAGGCCCCTGTGGAGGCCAGCGTGGAGGACCTCAGGTACCTGACCTGTGAGTCTTCCCTGCAGGTGGACGCAGCCCCTGTGACACCCGACACCCCTGTGAGCCCTGTCACCCCCAATGGCCTGAAGCAGAAGCTGAACCAGGAACTGAATTATCACATGTACGGCAGCTATGGCCGCATGGACCAGACCGATTTCAGCAACTTCTCTGTCCCGGACAGCCCCCAGCCCTTTGCCCTTCCTCAGCAGGACCCGAGGCGGAACATGGACCACCCCTGCCAAGTGTCATCTGTACAGTCCTGGATCAAACCTGAACCAGTCTCGAACGGCGCACAGGAGGACCTGCGTCTTCACTCGACGGGTTTGGATGGCTGGCACAGGCCGGAGTTGCAGAGTCAGTTGTCTGGACCGTATCCACGAATGTATCCTTCGTTTGATCGGCATCAGTCCTGGCCCCAGTTTCCGGTGCCAGAATCAGCAGCAGATCTGAGTGGGATGCAGTACAACCTCACGAGCTTTCAGGAGCCAG GACGTTTAGTCATCCAAAATGCTCATGGGATTCAAATTGGACACAACAACACCATGAGTATCCGTCACCCTGAAAGCAGCTTTGTCACCTCACAGTTTACTGGATGTTCCATCATCGCCGACTATAAAGAGCTGCTGGCGAAGTATG GGGACCATTCTGTGACCGATGCTCACCTGGACCTTTTGCGGGAAAACATTGGCAGTAAATGGAAGCAGTGTGCCCGTAATCTGGGCCTGACGGCAGTGGAGATGGAGGCCATCGAACATGACTACGACCGTGATGGCTTGCTGGAGAAGGTGCACCAGATGCTGGAGAAATGGAAGATGAAGGAGGGATGTGTGGGCTGCAGGGTCGGTCAGCTATGCAAGGCTCTGGAGAACTGCATTCAAGTAGACGTGCGATACAAGCTTCTTCTCATATCCCGAAATGCGGCATCCACCTAG